The Panicum virgatum strain AP13 chromosome 3N, P.virgatum_v5, whole genome shotgun sequence genome includes the window CTCTTTTTCACCTGCTGCTTTCGTAGAGCATAAAATGCTGACTCTGCATACATTAAAAAGGCATTTGGCAGGTGTTTAAGTTGGAAGTAGAAAAATATACATTTCTTACAAATATTAGACCAGTGATAGTTTAAGAAAACTTGAATGAAAttagaaaattataaaaaaatgtaACTTTTGCCAGATGAACCAGATTTTGGTAGGCACATTGATATATTAGATACAAAAGTTCCAGATAAACTTAGTGTATTTTTCAAAAGATAAAAATCAAATTGAAACTGAATTTTAAGACTAATCTGCTGGATAACAAGGGCTAATGGAGATTCTTTCTGCCACTGAGAATTTAATGCCTATTGCCTGGGCAGGCCAACGCGTgtaaatataaataataataagtCCAGTAGCTGAAAATGGACTAACCTGATGCTCCTCTATCACATGACTCAAGAAACTCCTTGAGAAGTTGTTGATAAAACTCAGAATCGTCAAGAAGTTCAGGATCACCTTCCACAACGTGCCCCTAATAAGTTACAGCAAGGAGAAGAAATGAGGCCACGAAACACAAACCACATATATATTGTCTAATTGTATAAACAAAAACATTCAGATATCAAAGTTTAAGTGTCAGATAAATAACTAAGGCAACAattgaaaaaagaaatattcaTCTCAATGGAAGAAATGAGCTTCAATGAACTACAAACTGTAAAATTTTAGTACTTTGAAGGAGACGCAGGTAATTTTAAAGAATTTCAAGAGAACAAGTAAAATGCTAAAACCTCAGATGCTCCAGATTCTCCAACATcctgaaatataaatgacaaaaGTTAGATGATAATTGTTAACGAGGTGTGCAAATATGATCGGCGGTCCTCAATGCAATGCATCTAGAATACCTCTCCTTATACACCGACTGCAGATTTGGTCAAGTACATCCTGTTAATTATTTTGCTTGGATCCCTCATACAACCAGCAACTTGGTCACTTATGTTCTGTTCTCATACAAGGGGAAAGAGTATAGGCTTTAGGTCTAGACTTGTAACTTGTTAAACAGTAACGAATTACCCAAAGTAGCTAAATCAGTATTCAGGCAACCTGATTAAATGCATGTAGCTTCCCTTTCAGGGCAGCAGCACCCGTTGTCACCTGTATTTTCCTCTGCCATTTATCTATCTCAGTATCTCTAAACGTCGTTATCCTGTATACAACTAATTTATCAAACTCAGGTTCATTTTGTATGAGCACATAAAACCAGGCACTTCTGACCACTCATCATTCTCATGCATTACAAATAACTGATGGTTAGTTATTTCTAATGCAAAGTTTACCTTGTCTGCAATCTTTGTACTTCTGACCACTCGTCATTCTCTCCATTTGCGACAGAAGGAATTTCTGGCATCAAGTCAAGAATTGTGAACATTGATGCCAAGAATTGTGAACATATATAGACGACATTCTACAGTTTTTACAGTAAGAAGATTGTTTGGAAAGTAGCAATACCATTGGCATCCTTTGCAGCATGATTACTTTGCAGTAAAGCCTATAGGTAGTTTCAGAGACTAAGTATAGTAAGAAATTCTTCAACCATATTGAACAAAATCCATAGCATTGAAGGAAAATTAATATATGCCGCTAATCGAACCTCCTGCAATTCCATCATGCTACCCAGAGTCTGCtttgatgaatcaaacaagtcCTCATAGGCTTTCTCTACCTCATTATCGTGATTGCAAAACCTTGCTTTGACGGGTTCCTGCAAGAGAGCACAATCAGAATAAATTTGAGCACAGAATCCAACCTAGTGACAATCCTGCGTCAGAAAGGGGAACGATTATGAAAGAACTAAGAAGATGCTTGCTGCAGCAATCAGGGAGTGAGACCTGGGGCAACTTGTTAGAAGTGGAAAATGTTTTCTGCAGCAAAAATCTCATCTCCAGGGTCTTGTCCCATATCGCCTTCAGGAAACGTAACTCGAAAGGTGAGAATTTTCAAAAGCAAATATATCTAGCACACTATGATGCAAAGCTGTTGAGTTAACAAGGAAAGCAAAGCAAGGTAGAAAGTGCCTCGCACCTTCTGGCTTTTGACAGCGCGTCCTCTCAAGGCATCCTCCTCCCTGTGCTGGTTCATCATCTTCAAACTCTCACTACACACGGGGCGAGCTTCAGTTGAAGAATCCCCAAATTTTTCTCGGGGTGCCCTTGGCTAGGTTGATCTCGACCACTACAACGAACTGAATCAGGGGAGGATCCAGTATAGGACATGTACACATGTACATCCGATAATTtttgcaaacaaaaaaaatctaagttTTGCAGCTAAATACATGATCAAATCCGAATACATATAGCATGCATCATGGCATTGGGTGTTCCACTTCCCCtgcgggaagggaagggaaaggaATAGGAGGGCATACCTGTCTTTCGGATGCTCGTCGCCGGTGAAGACCTCTCCAAGAGTGGCCGctcgccctgccgccgccgctaggaAAGAAAGGAAAGCAGCGGAGGGAAGAAAACGGAACTGCCCGTCCTGGGCCGGAAGGCAGCGTAGGACTCATTTATTTACAAGTCAAGCCCATTTTGACCGGTGTCTTGTCCACATCAGCTCCATAGTCCACGCCGACGCATCCTCGCCACATCAGCTTgctgttatattgtgatctaAATTCTGTGAAAAAAAGACCAATTTCCGACGGAGCGGAGCGAAGTCCCGTCACCGGGAGCCAGGGACGCCTGGGGGAGGGGGGGCGGAGCCTCCCGCAGTACGGTACATATACCTTTAATTAGGGTTTGCTTCACATTTTATTGATTCGTTTTGTAAGCCACCGCTAGACGTTGTAAACACATACAttcgatatagtgaagttctgaCTGGCGCCTGTAATTTTTaaccttcgcattggaggggttttccgtTAAATCTTCGTGTGTTCTATGGTTTAATTCGTTCTCGTCGTTTTCTCGCCGTCGCATCACTTGCGTccccgccgggcgccggcaTTCTGTTCCTCTCTGCTCTGCCCTTCCCTTCCGCTCTATTCCATCATCCCCTTCGCCATCCTGTCCCGCGCCTGCGCGGCCGTCCGGACGCCGCACCCTGGGCGCATGCGGGGAGCTGGGTTTATGGAAGTTGTGTTTCACATTTGGAAAAAGGAAGCAGTCATTTACAAATTCTACAAACACAGCTACAGGCTGGCGATCTTTAAACTGCAGTTACAGCTCAGTAATTATCCATCAACACTGACATTGAACATTACAGTTTTTTCACACGAAAATGCTGGAATTTGGCCgaaggccatgtttggttagaaaACGATGGAATTTTTTTCcagctttgaccactaatttagagtagtaaacgaagtctaattacaaaaccacctccacaaccccatgtaaatcgcgagacgagtctaatgaggcctttgacctcgtgattagagaatgtttactgtagcatcactgtggcaaatcatcaattaattaccgtcattagattcgtctcgaaaagttacatccgtccctgaaaaaatttcgcaaataaacttcgtttagtactccatgcatgcgttcgtctttttgtgtaaaAGTTTTCGCGGTaagaaccaaacacggccttcaTTCCCTAGTGCCTCGTATTCTGTTCTAGTCGGCAAAGACCTTCTCTTCGAGCTGGAAGGCCTTGGTGAAGAAGGCCGGCCAGCAGAGGTAGGTGGAGAGGATGCTGCTGACGGTGGAGGCGCCCATGAGCATGTTCATCACGACAATCTGCAGCTGGATGGCCTCCAGAGGCGACGCGCCGCCCATGATGAGCCCAGTCATGGCGCCGGGCAGCGCGATCAGACCCACCGTCTTGGCGTTGTCGATCACCGGGGACAGCGCGATCACCAGCGACCTCTTCACCTGCTGCAGTGTCGCCTGACGCGGCGTCGCACCCAGAGCAAGTGCCGTTTCCACCTTCAGAACAAAAAGAAATGCTAATGAATCTTCAGTCTCTAGTTGAAACAGAATATATATTGTTAGATTCTGATCATCAGCAGGCTAATAATGTAAGCTGATGGTGTTCATCACCCAATTAAAGTTACCGATTTTGTTAACTCATACATAGCACTCTGTCGTGCAATTGTATTGTGTCAGCCTATTAGACTAGGTGCACTATGAGCCAGTCAGAGCTGTTCCTGATGCAGCAGCTTCTGACTTTGTTTTCCTTGTGGTACAATTCTTGGTGGTCTCGCCACGAAACAAGCAAATGGgctaaaaaaaaaggaattaaGCAGCAAACAAGTGGGGAAGAGTCTGCAAATAAGGTCGATCGGAGCTGACCAGGTTCCTCTGGATCTTGACGTCCTCCCTGAGCTTCTTCATGGTGACGCCGGTGACGGTCATGGCGTTGCCGACCATCATTCCGGCGACGGGGATGATGTAGCGGGGCGTGAAGGGGAAGACGTTGAGCACGACGAGCAGGAACATGGTGATGGCGGTTCCGACCAGGATGGAGACGCAGGCGATGTACTTCCCGCGGGGGACCTGCTTGGCGCGCTGGCCCGCCGTGTAGCCCGCAACCGTCACCTGCACGGCGCGTTGACCAACTGTCAGGTAGGCATGTCGGCACAGGGCTATCCGGATATGAGCAATTCCATATTTTCGACGGGTGGGGTTACCATGAAGAGGTAGGCGAGGAGGATCCAGAGCGCGTTCTTCTGGGTGAAGATGAACTGGAGGACGAAGCCGATGACGGAGAGCTGGAGGAAGGCGCGCGCGATGGCGTAGAGCATCTCGCCCTCGAGCCCCAGGCGCTGCGAGAAGCTGAGCGCGACGGCCATGGCGACCACGGCCGTGGCTAACACCGGCTTGAGCATGCCCACCAGGAAGTCCCGCCAGAACCCCGGCGCGCCCGGGTCCACCTGCTTCGCCACCAGCTCCAGGAACGCGGCCGCGTGCTCCATCGCCGCCGGGCCCCGGTGCCGGGGGGGTTGAGCCTGGCCTGGGAACGGACCGGACCGCGCGGCTCGTTGAGCTTCCTCTGCCGACGGGCGGCGGTGCGAAGCCCGGGGGAGTCTTGAGGAGGAGGTGccgaggcggcggagggggcaAGCGAGGCAGGTGGAGACTGGTGAGGGAGGCGCGGGACCGTACGGGCTTTGTACCGTGGCGGGGGAGGCTGGGGATCCCGAGAGATACGGGCCTACTGCGCCCTACGACAGATGTTGGGTTCGGCCCCACATGGCGGCGTGATACCAGATACTCCTACCGGTCGGGGGGTCTGGTCTGGTCCAAGTGCTGGTCAActcggcgtcgccggcgagccgcgccggccGGAGGCAGGCGACGGAGGACACGTGCGCCCACGTGTCCTGACCGGTAGGCGGCGCAGTGTCCATGCAACCAAGGGGACCTGGCTGCCTCGGTGCGTGCCGTGCGTCAGGCCGGCCGGTGGCCTTTGTCCGCGCTGAAAGCTGATCGACCCATTCCAATCAACCATCTCAAGCTTCAGTGGAGGTCACGATAATGGCCAACTGGACATGCTGAGAATCTGAGATGCCTTTGGCTAATTGCAACTTGCAAAGAATCCTCACCACATGATGCtcaaagaaaaaagaatcatCACCACATACATACGCTACATACCCACTTTCCTAGCATCTGATCTGACTCAGGAGCACACAGACAGATAAAACTTCGTAAACAAATCAGTCTTGGACATCCTCAGTATCATAAAACCTTTGCTGTACACTGCCCCAGCACAGGTCAA containing:
- the LOC120664082 gene encoding UPF0014 membrane protein STAR2 codes for the protein MEHAAAFLELVAKQVDPGAPGFWRDFLVGMLKPVLATAVVAMAVALSFSQRLGLEGEMLYAIARAFLQLSVIGFVLQFIFTQKNALWILLAYLFMVTVAGYTAGQRAKQVPRGKYIACVSILVGTAITMFLLVVLNVFPFTPRYIIPVAGMMVGNAMTVTGVTMKKLREDVKIQRNLVETALALGATPRQATLQQVKRSLVIALSPVIDNAKTVGLIALPGAMTGLIMGGASPLEAIQLQIVVMNMLMGASTVSSILSTYLCWPAFFTKAFQLEEKVFAD